One part of the Equus asinus isolate D_3611 breed Donkey chromosome 6, EquAss-T2T_v2, whole genome shotgun sequence genome encodes these proteins:
- the UCN gene encoding urocortin: MRQAGRAALLAALLLLAQLRSGSSQWSPEVTEAGVQDPSLRWIPGVRNQSSGARALLLLLAERFPRRAGPRRWVSGTAGERPRRDDPPLSIDLTFHLLRTLLELARTQSQRERAEQNRIIFDSVGK, encoded by the coding sequence ATGAGGCAGGCGGGACGCGCGGCGCTGCTGGCGGCGCTGCTGCTGTTGGCACAGCTGCGCTCGGGGAGCAGCCAGTGGAGCCCAGAGGTGACGGAGGCCGGGGTCCAGGACCCGAGTCTGCGCTGGATTCCCGGGGTGCGAAACCAGAGCAGCGGGGCCCGCGCGCTCCTCTTGCTGCTGGCGGAGCGTTTCCCGCGCCGCGCGGGGCCCCGCCGATGGGTATCTGGGACCGCGGGCGAGCGGCCGCGACGGGACGACCCTCCGCTGTCCATTGACCTCACCTTCCACCTGCTGAGGACCCTGCTGGAGCTGGCGCGGACGCAGAGCCAGCGGGAGCGCGCAGAGCAGAATCGCATCATATTCGACTCGGTGGGCAAGTGA
- the MPV17 gene encoding mitochondrial inner membrane protein Mpv17 isoform X3, giving the protein MGRGLWRKSVTAQVSREGLSSCPGSMALWRAYQRALTAHPWKVQVLTAGSLMGLGDVISQQLVERRGLWEHQTSRTLTMFSLGCGFVGPVVGGWYRVLDRLIPGTTKVDALKKMLLDQGGFAPCFLGCFLPLVGAVNGLSAQDNWAKLQRDYPDALITNYYLWPAVQLANFYLVPLHYRLAVVQCVAVIWNSYLSWKAHQL; this is encoded by the exons ATGGGGCGGGGCTTGTGGCGGAAGTCTGTGACTGCTCAGGTCTCGCGGGAGGGGCTGAGCTCGTGCCCAG GAAGCATGGCACTCTGGCGGGCATACCAGCGGGCCCTGACTGCTCACCCGTGGAAAGTACAGGTCCTGACAGCTG GGTCTCTGATGGGTCTAGGTGATGTTATCTCACAGCAACTGGTGGAGAGGAGAGGTCTGTGGGAACACCAGACTAGCCGGACTCTGACCATGTTCTCTCTGGGCTGTGGCTTTGTG GGCCCTGTAGTAGGAGGCTGGTACAGGGTTTTGGACCGGCTCATCCCTGGTACCACCAAAGTGGATGCACTAAAGAAGATGCTGTTGGATCAG GGGGGCTTTGCCCCGTGTTTTCTAGGCTGTTTCCTCCCACTGGTAGGAGCAGTCAATGGATTGTCAGCCCAGGATAATTGGGCCAAACTCCAGCGG GATTATCCTGATGCCCTCATCACCAACTACTAT CTCTGGCCTGCTGTGCAGTTAGCCAACTTCTACCTGGTCCCCCTTCATTACAG GTTGGCTGTTGTCCAGTGTGTTGCTGTTATCTGGAACTCCTACCTGTCCTGGAAGGCACATCAGCTCTAA
- the MPV17 gene encoding mitochondrial inner membrane protein Mpv17 isoform X2 gives MGRGLWRKSVTAQVSREGLSSCPGSMALWRAYQRALTAHPWKVQVLTAGSLMGLGDVISQQLVERRGLWEHQTSRTLTMFSLGCGFVGPVVGGWYRVLDRLIPGTTKVDALKKMLLDQGGFAPCFLGCFLPLVGAVNGLSAQDNWAKLQRDYPDALITNYYLWPAVQLANFYLVPLHYREGPAPHPWSPSHLSSLPLLRGQFLGCCSLD, from the exons ATGGGGCGGGGCTTGTGGCGGAAGTCTGTGACTGCTCAGGTCTCGCGGGAGGGGCTGAGCTCGTGCCCAG GAAGCATGGCACTCTGGCGGGCATACCAGCGGGCCCTGACTGCTCACCCGTGGAAAGTACAGGTCCTGACAGCTG GGTCTCTGATGGGTCTAGGTGATGTTATCTCACAGCAACTGGTGGAGAGGAGAGGTCTGTGGGAACACCAGACTAGCCGGACTCTGACCATGTTCTCTCTGGGCTGTGGCTTTGTG GGCCCTGTAGTAGGAGGCTGGTACAGGGTTTTGGACCGGCTCATCCCTGGTACCACCAAAGTGGATGCACTAAAGAAGATGCTGTTGGATCAG GGGGGCTTTGCCCCGTGTTTTCTAGGCTGTTTCCTCCCACTGGTAGGAGCAGTCAATGGATTGTCAGCCCAGGATAATTGGGCCAAACTCCAGCGG GATTATCCTGATGCCCTCATCACCAACTACTAT CTCTGGCCTGCTGTGCAGTTAGCCAACTTCTACCTGGTCCCCCTTCATTACAG GGAGGGTCCTGCTCCACACCCCTGGTCTCCATCCCACCTGAGCTCTCTACCTTTGCTTCGGGGACAGTTCCTGGGGTGCTGCAGCCTGGATTAG
- the MPV17 gene encoding mitochondrial inner membrane protein Mpv17 isoform X1, with product MGRGLWRKSVTAQVSREGLSSCPGSMALWRAYQRALTAHPWKVQVLTAGSLMGLGDVISQQLVERRGLWEHQTSRTLTMFSLGCGFVGPVVGGWYRVLDRLIPGTTKVDALKKMLLDQGGFAPCFLGCFLPLVGAVNGLSAQDNWAKLQRDYPDALITNYYVRADTSTACFPASLNPDVPRDWGPPDIEVPQLGLLSCSQCGHILRKALTRLFNLFLSTEVGVRPDKAVGCCPVCCCYLELLPVLEGTSALSLPLSVVSALQ from the exons ATGGGGCGGGGCTTGTGGCGGAAGTCTGTGACTGCTCAGGTCTCGCGGGAGGGGCTGAGCTCGTGCCCAG GAAGCATGGCACTCTGGCGGGCATACCAGCGGGCCCTGACTGCTCACCCGTGGAAAGTACAGGTCCTGACAGCTG GGTCTCTGATGGGTCTAGGTGATGTTATCTCACAGCAACTGGTGGAGAGGAGAGGTCTGTGGGAACACCAGACTAGCCGGACTCTGACCATGTTCTCTCTGGGCTGTGGCTTTGTG GGCCCTGTAGTAGGAGGCTGGTACAGGGTTTTGGACCGGCTCATCCCTGGTACCACCAAAGTGGATGCACTAAAGAAGATGCTGTTGGATCAG GGGGGCTTTGCCCCGTGTTTTCTAGGCTGTTTCCTCCCACTGGTAGGAGCAGTCAATGGATTGTCAGCCCAGGATAATTGGGCCAAACTCCAGCGG GATTATCCTGATGCCCTCATCACCAACTACTATGTAAGAGCTGACACCTCAACTGCCTGTTTTCCTGCTTCCTTGAATCCAGATGTGCCCAGGGATTGGGGTCCTCCTGACATAGAAGTCCCTCAGTTGGGATTGCTCTCTTGTTCCCAGTGTGGGCACATACTCAGGAAAGCGCTCACCCGGTTGTTCAATTTGTTCTTGTCTACAGAAGTTGGAGTAAGACCAGACAAGGCA GTTGGCTGTTGTCCAGTGTGTTGCTGTTATCTGGAACTCCTACCTGTCCTGGAAGGCACATCAGCTCTAAGCCTGCCTCTCTCCGTTGTTTCCGCCTTGCAGTGA